One Callithrix jacchus isolate 240 chromosome 4, calJac240_pri, whole genome shotgun sequence genomic window, GCGAGGTTAAAACCACCTacctgagcctcagcaatggGGGACACCCCTTCCCCCCACGGAGCTCatgtcccaggttgagctcacactgctgtgctggctgtgaggaTTTCaggccagtggatcttagcttgctggtcttcctgggggtgggacccactgagccagatcacttggctccctggcttcagctccctttTCTTCAGGGGAATGAGCGGTTCTGTCTAACTGGAGTTCCAGGTGCCGTGGgagtatgagaaaaaaaaagaaaactgctgtgGCTAagacagccacccagttttgtgctggaaacccaggaagCTGGTGTTGTAGGAACCagaaggaatctcctggtctgcaggttgtgaagactgtgggaaaagtgcagtatatGAGCCAGAGTGCTAGAGTGTCcaaaaagtccctaatggcttccgttgactaggagagggagttctccaACCCCTTGGCTTCCTGGGTGAGTTGataccccaccctgcctcagtagccctccttgggctgcacccactatCTAACCAGCCCCACTGAAATGAACCTGACCTCAATTAGAAATGTGGGGATCGCTTGCCTTCTGGcttgctcttgctgggaactgcaaaccagagctgttcctatcaggccatcttggcagaagtccaCTCTTGATTCTTAACACAGATTAGTTCTGCCAGCTCTAGTTGAATGGCGTTATGTAGTCACCATCTTGTCCCTGGGTCTCATGGTCTTGACGTGCATGGTCGTAGCCTATTCACTCCCATGGCTGTCCAACACTCCACTTTATAATAGCTCACACTTCTCATTCCTTTACTATTGATAGACAATTGTTTTGTATCCAGATTTTACAAACCGTGCTGGTATGAAtaatattattatgtattttggcacacatacattcatttttattggtttataaCTGAGAGTGCAAGTGGTAGGTCATAGGTGAGTAGATGCGTGGCTCAAAAAACAAACTCCCAAAAAACAAGTTTCTAGTAGTAAACAAACAGAAGAGGAGGGTAAATCTCTTATTTCAGAAATTATCAGGAAGTGAAGAAGTAATGAGAGACTGAGACTATAATAATTCTTTTGCAACCCATCATAAATTAACAGATTTAGCCATTGAATAGCAATGACAATTATTAACACAATACAAGAAAAAACTAATGTTTGGTTCTTCCTCTTGATGGCAGAATCCAGTACCATCAAACAAGTccaagtgaaaaagaaatcaagcctGAAGCTAAGCAAACCTCCACAGCCAATTACCAGTTTAGAGGCAATACAGGTCATAGAAATACACATTCACCTATGCCTTGGGGACCATCAGCAAAATGCACACTATGGGAAGCTCTACCACACAATATACATTTCAAGGAGAATCTGtggaataaaagagaacaaagcGTATTTCTAAAGGTaaaactaaattataattttagatgataaaattataaaatagaagaaagaagtgATGATCATCAAAGCCAGAAGAGAAAAGAGTTTACCCCTGGGCTGGGGCAAATGATGGGCCTTCTGGTTTGCCCCCTAAACGTCTATCCCTGGTGGTTAATGggtgtttacattttattaaaggaCACAAATTTtagacagatttttttccttttggagtaCTGTATTTTATCATATGACACAAAGGCTAATGAAAAAGTACTTTATAAAGTATGCTTCCTGTTTTGTACAAAGCCTCCTCTGCATTTTCCTCTCTGGACACAGAGCACCCAGAACAACCAGCAACCCCAGTACCCCCAGCAGGGTGACCTCACTTCTAAGTGTGCATGCAGCTCACATTGCCAGAGGCAATATACAGGTTTACTCCTtgactcctggaagaacctgatAGGACACAGCTGAGGGGAAGCCTTCCCCGCTGTCTGCAGGCTCTTGGCCGTCAGTGTAGAGGGAGTTGGTCCTCACCTCTCCACAGGCGCCTTCACGGCCAGAGCCTCCCCTCTGCATGGGGGAGTAAGGCCTGGCCCTTCCCCTGAACACGTGACATGGATCTCGCCAAAGGTGGACATGACACCATTCCTCCCCCAGCAACCTCACGCTTCTTTTGCTTCACAGGAAAGTCGATTCAACCTGGTATCCGGTGAAGAAATCCCTAGTGCAAAGGAGAGGTGGATCTCAGGACTGTGCGTGATTTGCAAAAGGAAGCGCATGAACCACCAGGTGGCGCTGCTGCGCTGCTTCTGCTCCAAGGAGGTGGATGTCCGGGATGAGCTTTAAGGTGAAGAGAGGGATGTCATTGCTCATCTTCCAGGTTCCAAGTAAAAACCTTCCTGCCCAGCCCTTCTCGTTCTCCTTGAATCCTCAAAGCCAGTGAGGACTGTCTCCTTACCTCCCTGGACTAGGCTTTTTAACACTGGAAAGTGGATGTGATTTCTAGTTTCAGCATGTCCTAGTTTATTGTGCTgccagtaaaataaaatcaaaatatacatcgaataaataataactaaaataaccCATAGTGAGCAAAGGGTTACAATGTATTTTTTAGAGTCAAGATGTACCTCTGTGActgggctggagtccagtggtgcaatcatagctcactgcagccttgaattcatgagctcaagggatcttcccacctcggcctccccaataCCTGGAAATACAAGTGCCCATGCCCACGCCTAAgggtacttattttattttttagagatgaaggtctcatatgttttccaagctggtctccaactcctgctcttaagtgatccttttgccttagtgtcctgaattgctgggattacaggcatgagctgttaTGCTTGGCTCATCCTGTACTGACTCCATCAAGATTTCCTCCTCCAAGTGTGGACACAGCAGCAGACACCCCTTGTCTCTTGGGTCAGGTTACTGGGTAGAGTGGAATAACAGGGCAATGGAGTCACTGCAGAAAGTGCCATGTGGAGGAGGTCCAGCAGGGAGGGCCAGCTGTTCCAGGGCCACCATATTAAGGGATAACTCCTCTTTCTGGGCAGGACTGTTGTTTGATTACCTTTGTATTCATAATAGTTCTGAAATCATAGAATGATGAGACTTAAGActggctaagattttttttttcaaaaacaccaTCTCTGagatttgtttatcttttgaattttttttgtgtctcaatttccttcagaaTTTAACTCATTCTTAACATTTTATAGTTCACTTTCAGTTAATAATGTACTAGTACCCATAAATATAGAAATCTTGCAACCATTTATCCTCTATAAAATGTTCATCTTTTATAATATAGATATTATATGTAATGTATCTATATAGGTTATAAGCCCCACAAAAagaactttttactttttcttatctttaaacaGTTCTATGTATATAAAGGAAGCGTAAATGAGGGGAGCAAGATAGCCTTTTGCACTTAGCtcaatatttaccattttttatcaTCTTCATCTTTTCTGATTATCCCATTTTCCACCTGGTATCATTTGCCTCTAGCCTGAGGAATTTTCTTTACCAATTGTTACTGTGCAGATCTGCTGGTGacaaattttctcaattttcttttacctgaaatatcttcttattttgcctttctttaaAGGACATCtatgctggatatagaattcttagTTGACCTTTTATTCTTgcagcactttaaaaatgttattctactttcttttgtttgttggtttctaATAAGAAGTCATTGGTCAGgacaggagaaacagagaaaccAAAACTGGGAAAATAACATGGTAGACCTAACACTTATCACATCGATAATGACAGAAACCTACATGAATCAACATTCCAATGAAGAGCAGCAATTGTGtgacttggtttaaaaaaaacacagaaccattcaaactggtgtgagatggtatctcaatgtagttttgatttgcatttctctaatgaccaatataatgagcactttttcatatgttttttggcctcatgtatgtcttcttttgtaaagtatctgctcatgtcctttgcccacttttgaatgagcttgttttttttttttttttgtaaatctgttttagttctttgtaaattctggatatcagccctttgtcagataggtaaactgcaaaaaattttttccattctgttggttgccagttcactctaatgattgtttcttttgccgtgcagaagctgtggagtttaagtcccatttgtctattttggcttttgttgccaatgcttttggtgttttggtcatgaagtccttgcctactcctatgtcctgaatggttttgcctagattttcttctagggttttgatggtgttaggtcttatgtttaagtctttaatccatcgggagttaattttagtgtaaggtgtcaggaaggggtccagtttctgctttctgcacatggctagccagttttcccaacaccatttatataacaggaaatcctttccccattgcatgtttttgtcaggtggcaatcattaaaaaatctggagacaacagatgctggagaggatgtggagaaataggaacacttttacactgttggtgggagtgtaaattagttcaaccattgtggaagacagtgtggcgattcctcaaggacctagaaatagaaattccatttgacccagcaatcccattactgggtatatattgaaaggattataaatcattctactataaggacacatgcacacgaatgttcattgcagcactgtttacaatagcaaagacctggaaccaacccaaatgcccatctatgatagactggacagggaaaatgtggcacatatacactgtggaatactatgcagccatcaaaaacgatgagttcatgtcctttgtagggacatgtatgaacctggaaaccatcattctcagcaaactgacacaagaacagaaaatgaaataccacatgttctcactcataggtgggtgttgaacagtgagaacacatggacacagggaggggagcactacacactggggtctgtcgggggaataagggagggacagtggggctggggagttggggagagagagcatggggagaaatgccagatataggtgaaggggaggaaggcagcaaatcacactcccacatgtgtacctatgcaactatcttgcatgttcttcacatgtatcccaaaacctaaaatccaataaaaagataataaaataaaaaatttaaaaaacccacagaaCCAAACTATATGTAGTTTCCAGATatgcactttcttttctttcttttttttttttttttttttgtaacttttattttcagttaagggatacatgtgcaggtttgttatttaggtaaacttgtgtcatggggttttgttgtacagattatttctgtACCCATTATTAcccacccaagtattaagcctgAGTACCCATTAGctctttttcctgatcctctccctcctcccttcctccaccctcaagtagaccccagtgtgtgctgttcctcTCTACGTGTCTATcctttctcatcatttagctcccactaataagtaagaacgtgtggtatttggttttctgttcctgcattagtttgctaaggaaaaTGGCCTCCAAGTCCATCCATGatcctgcaaagggcatgatctcattctttttcatggttgcatagtattctatggtgtatatttctcacttctttttttgagatggagtctcactttgtctccaggctggagtgtagtggcatgatctcagctcactgcaacttctgcctgctgagttctagtgattctcctgcctcagcctctcaagtagctgggactagaggcatacaccaccacacccagctaatttttgtattgttagtagagatggtgtttcactatgttgaccagggttGTCTCcctcacttgacctcatgatctgcccgctttggcctcctaaagtgctggaggcagtcacattttctttatctggcctactactgatgaacatttaggttgattccaggtctttgctattgtgaatagtgctgcagtgaacatatatgtacatatacgacatgcactttctttttttatttaatttattttattttactttgagttcCAGGACAcatgcagaacctgcaggtttgttacatagtctaccatggttgtttgctgcacctattgaccccttctctaagttccctcccctcaatCCCTacaccccaacaggccctggaatgtgatgtccccctccctgtgtccatgtattctcattgttcagctcccacttagaagtgagaacatgcggtgtttggttttctgttcctatgttagtttcctgaggatgatggcttgcagcttcatccatgtccctgaaaaggacatgaactaattccttttcatggctgtgcagtattccatggtgtatatgtactgcattatcttaatccagtctatcattgatgggcatttggtttggtttcctgtctttgctattgtaaatagtactgcagtaaacatacatgtgcatgtgtctttatagtagaatgatttatattccttcagGTATATGCCCAGgaataggattgctgagtcaaatagtatttctggtcctagatctttgaggaatggccacactgtcctccacaatggttgaactagtttacatttccaccaacagtgcaaaagtgttcccattgctccacagccttgccagcatctatcttttcttgactttttaataactgccattctGACTGACAAGAGATGACatgtcattgtgattttgatttgcatttctgtaatgatcagttatattgaactttttttcatatgtttcctgGCTATGTAAATGTCTTCTGAGAaaggtctgttcatatcctctgcccacttttttatggggctgggttttttcttgtaaatttgtttaagttccttgtaaacaAACACGTGAGCTCTCGTCATTCTTGTTTAAACACGTAACAGGAATCCTAACCAGTGCAACATGgcaagtcaatgaaataaaacaccaataggaggaccaggcatggtggctcatgcctgtaatccctgcattttggaaagctgatcacttgagttcaggagtttgagacaagcctgatagtgagacctcatctctattacatacaaataattttaaaagaaaaaagatgaaaaggaagaaataaatgtctttctttgtcaccaGCTTCACTGTATATGTAAAAAACACTAgggaattcagaaaaaaatctctgaattacTGAATTCACCAAATAgttcataaaatatatgtaataagtGACTTAGATGAACATGAAAAGAGAGCAAACAACACTAGTcaagttaaaaccacagtgagaaaccACCCCAGAACACCTAGAATAGGCAACGTTAAAAAGACATATGATAAGTCTAAATAACTGGTAAGAATATGGAAAAAACAGGAATGTCTGATATTGCTGGTGCAAATGCAAAAAATGTTGCAGTCAATTTGTAAAGcggtttggcaatttcttatacaGCTACTCATCCATTACCACATGACACAGCAATtccacaaatatgtatttatccaaaagaaataaaagtgtaagGCCACACTTGTGAACAGTTACTTATAGTGGCTTCATTAATAACACACCCTAACTGGAGTAATCCACATGTCTATCAACTGGAGACTAGAgaaacagatgagtaaactggGATTCCAGCAATACTGGGCAGCTACTCAGcaacaaaaaaggaataaatgtcatcatctcaaacattgtTACGCTAAGGGAGACCAAACAAAGGACTGCACATGATTGTATGTCcatgaaattctagaaatttCACTCTTGCAGTCGCAGAAAGCAGGGCAGTTGTTGAGTAAAGGgaaggggtgagggtgggaggcaAGGATTAAATagaaagggacagaaagaaaGTTTTTAGGGAAAAGAAACTGTCCTCTACAGTGCCACAATTTGAGAGTGACTGGGCAATGGGAACTGAGGGGACAGGAGGGTGTGAGGGATgagaggggcagagagaaggGCTGCAGAAGCAGGAGGTGAGGAAAAGGAGCAGGGGAAAGAATTCTAAAGCAGTGGAAGAGCCTAGCAGGGGGCTCTTTGCTTCcagtatttaatacattttgtgGGACTgcctaaaatgtattaaatacttcCTAATGGCTTccctgtgatttaaaaaaaaaagggtacaaAAATTCCAAGTGTCTGAATAGAATATGCACAGTGCTTACATGTGCATAGCTCACGAAAGCAGGCAGTGCTTGAGCGCTGGTGAAGAGCATTGGGACTGCATGGAGCTCTCACAACTCTGAGTGATGACTACAGGCTCCCGGTTCAATACACAGTAACAAACCTGCTTCTTCATATTCAGGAGGTGCTCTGGACTCATAGGAAAACTCCAGCTagggaatgaaaataattttaaatgcaacAATCTGGAGTCACAGATCCATAGACTGGGAAAGTAAAACTTAGGAGCTTTGAGAGTTTAATTGTGATGCTGTTTTGACCCAGGTCTTTGACAGATTGGAATCCTAATCATTCAGGGATTACAATATTGTGCTACCTACtgtattaataaaaaggaaactggTCTCTATGAGAGTCTCTATCTGGTGCATTCAGACAAAACTTCACCAGGTGTAGAGagaaaacccctgtctctacatcTCTATTCCAGGGCGAGCTCACTCTCTGCCATCAAGTTCCCCGTGGTGAGTCTCCGTGTACAAGAGTCCAAGGGGAGAAGTAAGGAGTGGGAGGCAGGGAGTCCAGTTCAGGAACGGGGATTCCAGGaccagaagtgaaggagaaaaggcTGGGCGCAGCCTGGGGGTCTCTCTCTGGTTTCCACAGACAGATCCTTGGCCAGGACTCAGGCAGACTGTGTGAGAAAGAGGCTTGGTGTAGGAGAAGAGGGATTAGGACCAAGTCCTAGTTCCTGGGCGTGGCTCTCGGGGTCTCAGGCACCGAGGGGCGTGTCTGCACTGGCGAAGTGCCGCGTTGGGGATTCCCCACTTCCCCGAGTTTCACTTCTCCCAACCTGTCAGATCCTTCTTCCTGGATACCCTAGGCTTATCCCTGGTTCCCCCGCCCATTGGTTTCTAGAGAAGCCAATCGGCGTCGCCGAGGTCCCGGTTCTGAGGCCCCCAGTCACCTGCCCGGACTCGGATTCTCCCCAGACACCGAGGCTGGGGTCATGGAGCCCCGAAGCCTCCTTCTGCTGCTTTCGGGGGCTCTGGCCCTGACTGAGACCTGGGCGAGTGAGTTCGGGGTCGGGAGGAGCGAGGGGCCCGTCGGGAGGGGGCGCAGGACCCGGCGATCCGCGCCGGGAGGAGGGTCGGCGGTCTCAGCCCCTCCTCGTCCCCAGGCTCCCACTCCCCGAGGTATTTCAGCACCACTGTGTCCCGGCCCGGCGGCGGGGAGCCCCGGTACTTCTCAGTGGGCTACGTGGACGACACTCAGTTCCTGCGGTTCGACAGCGACGCCGAGATTCCGAAGACTGAGCCGCGGGCGCCGTGGGCGGAGCAGGAGGGGCCGGAGTATTGGGACCTGTTGACACGGAGAACAGAGGCCTGCGCACAGGCTTGCCGAGTGAGCCTGCGGGACATACGCGGCTACTACAACCAGAGCGAGGCCGGTGAGTGACCCCGGCCCGGAGCGCAGATCAAgacccctccccatcctccacGGACGGCCCGGGTCCCACCGAGTCTCTGGGCCCAAGATCCACCCCGAGGCTACAGAACCCGTCCGTACCCTGGACCCTAGAGGGCCCCAAGGTGCCTTTACCCAGTTTCATCTTCAGTTTAGGCCCAAATCCCCGCGGGGCTGGGGGGGCTGGGGGGGCGGGTCTGACCGCAATGGCGGGGCCAGGGTCTCACACCCTCCAGGTGTTGTTTGGCTGCGACCTGGGGCCCGATGGGCGCCTCCTTCTCGGGTACTGCCGCATAGCCTACGACGGCAAGGATCACGTCGCCCTGAACGAGGACCTGCGCTCCTGGACAGCCGCGGACATGGTGGCTGAGTTCACCCAGCGCAAGTTGGAGGCGGAGAACTATGCAGAGCAGTTGAGGGCACAGCTGGAGGGAGAGTGCGTGGAGATGCTCAAAAGATACTTGGAGAACGGGAAGGAGACGCTGCAGCGCGCAGGTACCACGGGCATTGGGGAGCCGTCCCCATCTCCTATAGATCTCTCGGGATGGCCtcccaggaggaggggaggaaaacgGGATCCGCGCTAGAATATCGCCCTCCCTTGAATGGAGAATGGCGTGTTTTCCTGAGTTTCCTCTGAGGGCCCCTCTGCTCTCTAGGACAATTAAGGGATGACGTCTCTGAGGAAATGGAGGGGATGACGGTTCCTGGAATACTGATCAGGGGTCCGCTTTGACCCCTGCAGCCGCCGTGGGCACCTGACTTTTTCTCTCAGGCCTTGTTCTCTGCCTCACACTCAAATGTGTTTGAAAGTCAGATTCCAGCTTTTCTCAGTCCCTCAGCCTCCAGTCAGGTCAGGACCAGAAGTCCCTGTTCTTCCCTCAGAGACTAGAATTTGAAATTCAAAGAATAGATTATTGCAGGTGCTGTGTCCAGCCTGGTGTCTGGGTTCTGTGCTCCCTTCCCCATCCCAGGTGTCCTCTCTATTCTCAGGATGGTCCCATGGATGATGCTGAGGTGTCCCATGAGAGATGCAAATTGCTTAAATTTTCTGACTTTTCCCATCAGAACCCCCAAAGACACACGTGACCCACCACCCCATCTCTAACCAAGAGGTCACCCTGaggtgctgggccctgggcttcTACCCTGCAGAGGTTACACTGACCTGGCAGCGGGATGGGGAGGACCAAACTCAGGACACAGAGCTTGTGGAGACCAGACCAGCAGGGGACGGAAACTTTCAGAAGTGGGCGGCTGTGGTGGTGCCTTCTGGAGAAGAGCAGAGATACACATGCCATGTGCAGCACGAGGGGCTGCTGGAGCCCCTCAGCCTGAGATGGGGTAAGGAGAGGATTGGGGGTTCACATCTCTTCTCAGGGAAAGCAGGAGCCCTTCTGGAGCCTTCAGCAGGGTCAGGGCTGAGGTCTGGGGTCAGGGCCCCTcaccttcctctcctttcccagaGCCATCTTCCCAGCCCACCATCCCCATCATGGGCATCATTGCTGGCCTGGCTGTCCTAGTAGCTGTGGTCATTGGAGCTGTGGTCACTGCTGTGATGTGGAGGAGGAAGAGCTCAGGTAGGGAAGGGGTGAGGAGTGGGGTCTGGGTTTTCTTGTCACACTGGGTATTTCAAACCCCAGGTAGAAGCGTTCCCCCGCTCATTACTGGGAAGCACCATCCACACATGTGCCGACCCAGCCTGGGGCCCTGTGTGCTAGCACTTATTCTTTTGGGAAGCACACTTGACAACGAAGGACAGATGTATCACCTTGATGATTGTGGTGTTGGGAACCTGATCCCAGCATTCACGAGTCAGGGGAAGGTCCCTGCTAAGGGCAGACCTTAGGAGGTTGGTTGGTCCAGGACCCACACCTGCTTTCTTGGTGTTTCCTGATCCTGCCCTGGGTGTGTAGTCACGGTTCTAGAAATATCTCTTGCGTCCAAGACTAGGAGGGTCCTCTAAAATCTCatggccctgcctcctccctgcccttcACAGGACATTTTCTTCCCACAGGTAGAAAAGGAGGGAGCTATTCTCAGGCTGCGTGTAAGTGGTGGGGGCGGGAGTGTGGAGGAACTCACCCACCCCATAATTCCTCCTGGCCCACATCTCCCACGGGCTCTGACCAGGTCCTGTTTTTGTTCTACCCCAGGCAGTGACAGTGCCCAGGGCTCTGATGTGTCTCTCAGGGCTTGTAAAGGTGAGACCCTGGGGGTCTCTAGTGGGCGGAAGTAGGGGCAGATGGGACAGGACTGGGTAATGGAGAttctttgattgggacatttcAAGTGTCTGGTGGGCTGTTCAGAGTGTCATCACTTACCATGACTGACCGGAATTTGTTCA contains:
- the LOC100405128 gene encoding patr class I histocompatibility antigen, A-126 alpha chain isoform X1, which produces MEPRSLLLLLSGALALTETWASSHSPRYFSTTVSRPGGGEPRYFSVGYVDDTQFLRFDSDAEIPKTEPRAPWAEQEGPEYWDLLTRRTEACAQACRVSLRDIRGYYNQSEAGSHTLQVLFGCDLGPDGRLLLGYCRIAYDGKDHVALNEDLRSWTAADMVAEFTQRKLEAENYAEQLRAQLEGECVEMLKRYLENGKETLQRAEPPKTHVTHHPISNQEVTLRCWALGFYPAEVTLTWQRDGEDQTQDTELVETRPAGDGNFQKWAAVVVPSGEEQRYTCHVQHEGLLEPLSLRWEPSSQPTIPIMGIIAGLAVLVAVVIGAVVTAVMWRRKSSGRKGGSYSQAACSDSAQGSDVSLRACKA
- the LOC100405128 gene encoding patr class I histocompatibility antigen, A-126 alpha chain isoform X6; translation: MEPRSLLLLLSGALALTETWASSHSPRYFSTTVSRPGGGEPRYFSVGYVDDTQFLRFDSDAEIPKTEPRAPWAEQEGPEYWDLLTRRTEACAQACRVSLRDIRGYYNQSEAGSHTLQVLFGCDLGPDGRLLLGYCRIAYDGKDHVALNEDLRSWTAADMVAEFTQRKLEAENYAEQLRAQLEGECVEMLKRYLENGKETLQRAEVTLTWQRDGEDQTQDTELVETRPAGDGNFQKWAAVVVPSGEEQRYTCHVQHEGLLEPLSLRWEPSSQPTIPIMGIIAGLAVLVAVVIGAVVTAVMWRRKSSGSDSAQGSDVSLRACKA
- the LOC100405128 gene encoding patr class I histocompatibility antigen, A-126 alpha chain isoform X5; its protein translation is MEPRSLLLLLSGALALTETWASSHSPRYFSTTVSRPGGGEPRYFSVGYVDDTQFLRFDSDAEIPKTEPRAPWAEQEGPEYWDLLTRRTEACAQACRVSLRDIRGYYNQSEAGSHTLQVLFGCDLGPDGRLLLGYCRIAYDGKDHVALNEDLRSWTAADMVAEFTQRKLEAENYAEQLRAQLEGECVEMLKRYLENGKETLQRAEVTLTWQRDGEDQTQDTELVETRPAGDGNFQKWAAVVVPSGEEQRYTCHVQHEGLLEPLSLRWEPSSQPTIPIMGIIAGLAVLVAVVIGAVVTAVMWRRKSSGRKGGSYSQAACSDSAQGSDVSLRACKA
- the LOC100405128 gene encoding HLA class I histocompatibility antigen, C alpha chain isoform X3, which codes for MEPRSLLLLLSGALALTETWASSHSPRYFSTTVSRPGGGEPRYFSVGYVDDTQFLRFDSDAEIPKTEPRAPWAEQEGPEYWDLLTRRTEACAQACRVSLRDIRGYYNQSEAGSHTLQVLFGCDLGPDGRLLLGYCRIAYDGKDHVALNEDLRSWTAADMVAEFTQRKLEAENYAEQLRAQLEGECVEMLKRYLENGKETLQRAEPPKTHVTHHPISNQEVTLRCWALGFYPAEVTLTWQRDGEDQTQDTELVETRPAGDGNFQKWAAVVVPSGEEQRYTCHVQHEGLLEPLSLRWEPSSQPTIPIMGIIAGLAVLVAVVIGAVVTAVMWRRKSSGSDSAQGSDVSLRACKA
- the LOC100405128 gene encoding patr class I histocompatibility antigen, A-126 alpha chain isoform X2 translates to MSGMSFKGELTLCHQVPRGSHSPRYFSTTVSRPGGGEPRYFSVGYVDDTQFLRFDSDAEIPKTEPRAPWAEQEGPEYWDLLTRRTEACAQACRVSLRDIRGYYNQSEAGSHTLQVLFGCDLGPDGRLLLGYCRIAYDGKDHVALNEDLRSWTAADMVAEFTQRKLEAENYAEQLRAQLEGECVEMLKRYLENGKETLQRAEPPKTHVTHHPISNQEVTLRCWALGFYPAEVTLTWQRDGEDQTQDTELVETRPAGDGNFQKWAAVVVPSGEEQRYTCHVQHEGLLEPLSLRWEPSSQPTIPIMGIIAGLAVLVAVVIGAVVTAVMWRRKSSGRKGGSYSQAACSDSAQGSDVSLRACKA
- the LOC100405128 gene encoding HLA class I histocompatibility antigen, C alpha chain isoform X4 — encoded protein: MEPRSLLLLLSGALALTETWASSHSPRYFSTTVSRPGGGEPRYFSVGYVDDTQFLRFDSDAEIPKTEPRAPWAEQEGPEYWDLLTRRTEACAQACRVSLRDIRGYYNQSEAGSHTLQVLFGCDLGPDGRLLLGYCRIAYDGKDHVALNEDLRSWTAADMVAEFTQRKLEAENYAEQLRAQLEGECVEMLKRYLENGKETLQRAEPPKTHVTHHPISNQEVTLRCWALGFYPAEVTLTWQRDGEDQTQDTELVETRPAGDGNFQKWAAVVVPSGEEQRYTCHVQHEGLLEPLSLRWEPSSQPTIPIMGIIAGLAVLVAVVIGAVVTAVMWRRKSSA